A window from Pseudomonas alloputida encodes these proteins:
- a CDS encoding DUF962 domain-containing protein: MKTLVDHLSQYANYHRDPRNIATHFVGIPMIVLAVTILLSRPGWEIAGMWLSPALLAAAASVWFYLRLDLRFGLVMGLLLGLCLWVGEALAVQSTTLWLGAGLGAFVVGWIIQFIGHYYEGRKPAFVDDVSGLIIGPLFVVAEAAFMLGLCPTLKRAVEANAGPIAMRQKKASV; the protein is encoded by the coding sequence ATGAAAACCCTCGTCGACCACCTGAGCCAATACGCCAACTACCACCGCGATCCACGCAACATCGCCACCCACTTCGTCGGCATCCCCATGATCGTGCTGGCAGTCACCATCCTGCTTTCACGCCCAGGCTGGGAGATAGCTGGCATGTGGCTGTCCCCTGCCCTGCTGGCAGCGGCGGCATCTGTGTGGTTCTACTTGCGCCTGGACCTGCGCTTCGGGCTGGTGATGGGGCTGTTGCTGGGCCTGTGCCTGTGGGTCGGTGAGGCGCTGGCAGTGCAGTCGACAACGCTATGGCTCGGCGCCGGGCTGGGGGCGTTCGTGGTGGGCTGGATCATCCAGTTCATCGGCCATTACTACGAAGGCCGCAAACCGGCATTTGTCGACGACGTGAGCGGCCTGATCATCGGGCCACTGTTCGTGGTGGCGGAAGCTGCGTTCATGCTGGGCCTGTGCCCGACCCTGAAGCGCGCCGTGGAAGCCAACGCCGGCCCGATTGCCATGCGGCAAAAAAAGGCATCGGTGTAA
- the pcaC gene encoding 4-carboxymuconolactone decarboxylase produces the protein MDEKQRYDAGMQVRRAVLGDAHVDRSLEKLNDFNGEFQEMITRHAWGDIWTRPGLPRHTRSLITIAMLIGMNRNDELKLHLRAAANNGVTRDEIKEVLMQSAIYCGIPAANATFHLAESVWDELGVESRQ, from the coding sequence ATGGACGAGAAACAACGTTACGACGCTGGCATGCAAGTGCGCCGCGCAGTGCTGGGTGATGCCCACGTGGACCGCAGCCTGGAGAAGCTCAACGACTTCAATGGCGAGTTCCAGGAAATGATCACCCGCCACGCCTGGGGTGACATCTGGACCCGCCCGGGGCTGCCGCGCCATACCCGCAGCCTGATCACCATCGCCATGCTGATTGGCATGAACCGCAACGACGAGCTGAAGCTGCACCTGCGTGCGGCGGCCAACAATGGCGTGACCCGCGACGAGATCAAGGAAGTGCTGATGCAGAGCGCGATCTACTGCGGCATTCCGGCGGCCAATGCCACGTTCCACCTGGCTGAGTCGGTGTGGGATGAACTTGGCGTAGAGTCTCGCCAGTAA
- the pcaD gene encoding 3-oxoadipate enol-lactonase, which produces MAHLQLADGVLNYQIDGPDDAPVLVLSNSLGTDLGMWDTQIPLWSQHFRVLRYDTRGHGASLVTEGPYSIEQLGRDVLALLDGLDIQKAHFVGLSMGGLIGQWLGIHAGERLHSLTLCNTAAKIANDEVWNTRIDTVLKGGQQAMVDLRDASIARWFTPGFAQAQAEQAQRICQMLAQTSPQGYAGNCAAVRDADYREQLGRIQVPALIVAGTQDVVTTPEHGRFMQAGIQGAEYVDFPAAHLSNVEIGEAFSRRVLDFLLAH; this is translated from the coding sequence GTGGCGCACTTGCAACTGGCCGATGGCGTTTTGAATTACCAGATCGATGGCCCGGATGACGCCCCGGTGCTGGTCCTGTCCAACTCGCTGGGTACCGACCTGGGCATGTGGGACACCCAGATTCCGCTCTGGAGTCAGCACTTCCGGGTGCTGCGCTATGACACCCGTGGTCACGGCGCATCGCTGGTCACTGAAGGCCCTTACAGCATCGAACAGCTGGGCCGCGACGTGCTGGCCCTGCTCGATGGCCTGGACATTCAAAAGGCTCACTTCGTCGGCCTGTCGATGGGCGGCCTGATCGGCCAGTGGCTGGGTATCCATGCAGGTGAGCGCCTGCACAGCCTGACCCTGTGCAACACGGCCGCCAAGATCGCCAATGACGAGGTGTGGAACACCCGTATCGACACGGTACTCAAAGGCGGCCAGCAGGCCATGGTCGACCTGCGCGATGCCTCCATCGCCCGCTGGTTCACCCCGGGCTTTGCCCAGGCGCAGGCGGAGCAGGCCCAGCGTATCTGCCAGATGCTGGCGCAAACCAGCCCGCAAGGCTACGCAGGCAACTGTGCAGCGGTACGTGACGCTGATTATCGTGAGCAACTGGGCCGCATCCAGGTGCCTGCGCTGATCGTTGCCGGTACCCAAGACGTGGTTACCACCCCTGAGCATGGCCGCTTCATGCAGGCCGGTATCCAAGGTGCCGAGTACGTCGACTTCCCGGCGGCGCACCTGTCCAATGTCGAGATTGGCGAGGCCTTCAGCCGCCGCGTGCTCGATTTCCTGCTGGCTCACTGA
- a CDS encoding 3-carboxy-cis,cis-muconate cycloisomerase, which produces MSNQLFDAYFTAPAMREIFSDRGRLQGMLDFEAALARAEASAGLVPHSAVAAIEAACQAERYDVGALANAIATAGNSAIPLVKALGKVIATGVPEAERYVHLGATSQDAMDTGLVLQLRDALDLIEADLGKLADTLSQQALKHADTPLVGRTWLQHATPVTLGMKLAGVLGALTRHRQRLQELRPRLLVLQFGGASGSLAALGSKAMPVAEALAEQLKLTLPEQPWHTQRDRLVEFASVLGLVAGSLGKFGRDISLLMQTEAGEVFEPSAPGKGGSSTMPHKRNPVGAAVLIGAATRVPGLLSTLFAAMPQEHERSLGLWHAEWETLPDICCLVSGALRQAQVIAEGMEVDAARMRRNLDLTQGLVLAEAVSIVLAQRLGRDRAHHLLEQCCQRAVAEQRHLRAVLGDEPQVSAELSGEELDRLLDPAHYLGQARVWVARAVSEHQRFTA; this is translated from the coding sequence ATGAGCAACCAACTGTTCGACGCCTATTTCACCGCGCCGGCCATGCGCGAGATTTTCTCCGACCGAGGCCGCCTGCAGGGCATGCTGGATTTCGAAGCCGCGCTTGCCCGAGCCGAAGCCTCTGCCGGTTTGGTCCCGCACAGCGCGGTAGCGGCCATCGAGGCGGCATGCCAGGCCGAGCGCTATGACGTTGGCGCGCTGGCCAATGCCATCGCCACCGCGGGCAACTCGGCCATTCCGCTGGTGAAAGCGTTGGGCAAGGTGATCGCCACCGGCGTGCCAGAGGCTGAGCGCTATGTGCACCTTGGGGCCACCAGCCAGGATGCGATGGATACCGGTCTGGTTCTGCAGCTGCGCGATGCCCTCGATTTGATCGAGGCCGACCTCGGCAAGCTGGCCGATACCCTGTCGCAGCAGGCCTTGAAGCACGCCGATACGCCCTTGGTGGGTCGTACCTGGTTGCAACACGCCACCCCGGTGACCCTGGGCATGAAACTGGCCGGTGTACTGGGTGCTTTGACCCGCCACCGTCAGCGCCTGCAGGAACTGCGCCCGCGCCTTCTGGTCCTGCAGTTCGGCGGTGCCTCGGGCAGCCTGGCGGCGCTGGGCAGCAAGGCGATGCCGGTGGCCGAAGCGCTGGCCGAACAGCTCAAGCTGACCCTGCCCGAGCAGCCCTGGCACACCCAGCGCGACCGCCTGGTGGAGTTTGCCTCGGTATTGGGCCTGGTTGCCGGCAGCCTGGGCAAGTTCGGCCGTGATATCAGCTTGCTGATGCAAACCGAGGCGGGGGAGGTGTTTGAGCCTTCTGCGCCGGGCAAGGGTGGTTCTTCGACCATGCCACACAAGCGCAACCCGGTGGGTGCCGCCGTGTTGATCGGTGCCGCGACCCGCGTGCCGGGCCTGCTGTCGACGCTGTTCGCAGCCATGCCTCAGGAGCACGAACGCAGCCTGGGCCTATGGCATGCCGAGTGGGAAACCCTGCCGGATATCTGCTGCCTGGTCTCTGGCGCCCTGCGCCAGGCTCAAGTGATTGCCGAGGGCATGGAGGTGGATGCCGCGCGCATGCGCCGTAACCTCGACCTGACCCAAGGCCTGGTGCTGGCCGAAGCGGTGAGCATCGTCCTCGCCCAGCGTCTGGGTCGCGACCGTGCCCACCACCTGCTGGAACAATGCTGCCAACGCGCGGTGGCCGAACAGCGGCACCTGCGTGCCGTGCTGGGTGACGAGCCGCAGGTCAGCGCCGAGCTGTCTGGCGAAGAACTCGATCGCCTGCTCGACCCTGCCCATTACCTGGGCCAGGCCCGCGTCTGGGTGGCGCGCGCCGTGTCCGAACATCAACGTTTCACTGCCTGA
- a CDS encoding MFS family transporter, protein MTSTYYTGEERSKRIFAIVGASSGNLVEWFDFYVYAFCAIYFAPAFFPSDDPTVQLLNTAGVFAAGFLMRPIGGWIFGRLADRHGRKNSLMISVLMMCFGSLMIACLPTYASIGTWAPALLLLARLIQGLSVGGEYGTTATYMSEVALRGQRGFFASFQYVTLIGGQLLAVLVVVILQQLLTEDELRAWGWRIPFVVGAIAALISLMLRRSLHETSSAEARNDKDAGSIGGLFRNHAAAFITVLGYTAGGSLIFYTFTTYMQKYLVNTAGMTAKNASYVMTGALFLFMVVQPFFGMLSDRIGRRNSMLLFGGLGTLCTVPLLMALKTVTSPIMAFVLISLALCIVSFYTSISGLVKAEMFPPQVRALGVGLAYAVANAAFGGSAEYVALGLKTLGMENTFYWYVTAMMAIAFLFSLRLPKQAAYLHHDD, encoded by the coding sequence ATGACCTCAACCTATTACACCGGCGAAGAACGCAGCAAGCGCATCTTCGCTATTGTCGGTGCCTCATCAGGCAACCTGGTGGAATGGTTCGACTTCTACGTCTACGCCTTCTGCGCGATCTACTTCGCCCCGGCCTTCTTCCCCTCCGACGACCCCACCGTGCAGCTGTTGAACACGGCGGGTGTATTCGCCGCGGGCTTTTTGATGCGCCCCATTGGTGGCTGGATCTTCGGCCGCCTCGCCGACCGCCATGGTCGCAAGAATTCCCTGATGATCTCGGTGCTGATGATGTGCTTCGGCTCCCTGATGATCGCCTGCCTGCCCACCTATGCCAGCATCGGCACCTGGGCCCCGGCGCTGCTATTGCTGGCCCGCCTGATCCAGGGGCTGTCGGTAGGGGGCGAATACGGCACCACGGCCACCTACATGAGTGAAGTAGCGCTGCGTGGGCAGCGCGGCTTCTTTGCTTCGTTCCAGTACGTCACCCTGATCGGCGGCCAGTTGCTGGCAGTCCTGGTCGTGGTGATCCTGCAACAGCTGCTGACTGAAGATGAACTGCGGGCCTGGGGCTGGCGCATTCCCTTCGTGGTGGGCGCCATCGCCGCCCTGATCTCGCTGATGCTGCGCCGTTCGCTGCACGAGACCAGTAGCGCCGAAGCCCGCAATGACAAGGATGCAGGTTCGATCGGAGGTTTGTTCCGCAATCACGCAGCGGCGTTCATCACGGTACTGGGCTACACCGCGGGTGGCTCGCTGATTTTCTATACTTTCACCACCTATATGCAGAAGTACCTGGTCAACACCGCGGGCATGACCGCCAAGAACGCCAGCTACGTGATGACCGGGGCGTTGTTCCTGTTCATGGTGGTGCAGCCGTTCTTCGGCATGCTGTCCGACCGTATCGGCCGGCGCAATTCGATGCTGCTGTTCGGCGGCCTCGGTACCCTGTGCACCGTGCCGCTGCTGATGGCGCTGAAAACCGTGACCAGCCCGATCATGGCCTTCGTGCTGATCAGCCTGGCCCTGTGTATCGTGAGTTTCTACACCTCGATCAGCGGTCTGGTGAAGGCCGAGATGTTCCCGCCGCAGGTGCGTGCACTGGGTGTTGGCCTGGCCTACGCGGTGGCCAACGCAGCATTCGGCGGTTCGGCCGAGTATGTGGCCCTGGGCCTGAAAACCCTGGGGATGGAAAACACTTTCTATTGGTACGTGACGGCGATGATGGCGATTGCCTTCCTGTTCAGCCTGCGCCTGCCGAAGCAGGCGGCGTACCTGCACCATGATGATTAA
- the pcaF gene encoding 3-oxoadipyl-CoA thiolase, with protein sequence MMHDVFICDAIRTPIGRFGGALASVRADDLAAVPLKALIERNPGVQWDQVDEVFFGCANQAGEDNRNVARMALLLAGLPESIPGVTLNRLCASGMDAVGTAFRAIASGEMELVIAGGVESMSRAPFVMGKAESAYSRNMKLEDTTIGWRFINPLMKSQYGVDSMPETADNVADDYQVSRADQDAFALRSQQKAAAAQAAGFFAEEIVPVRIAHKKGEIIVERDEHLRPETTLEALTKLKPVNGPDKTVTAGNASGVNDGAAAMILASAAAVKKHGLTPRARVLGMASGGVAPRVMGIGPVPAVRKLTERLGIAVSDFDVIELNEAFASQGLAVLRELGVADDAPQVNPNGGAIALGHPLGMSGARLVLTALHQLEKSGGRKGLATMCVGVGQGLALAIERV encoded by the coding sequence CTGATGCACGACGTATTCATCTGTGACGCCATCCGTACCCCGATCGGCCGCTTCGGCGGCGCCCTGGCCAGCGTGCGGGCCGACGACCTGGCCGCCGTGCCGCTGAAGGCGCTGATCGAGCGCAACCCTGGCGTGCAGTGGGACCAGGTAGACGAAGTGTTCTTCGGCTGCGCCAACCAGGCCGGTGAAGACAACCGCAACGTGGCCCGCATGGCACTGCTGCTGGCCGGCCTGCCGGAAAGCATCCCGGGCGTCACCCTGAACCGTCTGTGCGCGTCGGGCATGGATGCCGTCGGCACCGCGTTCCGCGCCATCGCCAGCGGCGAGATGGAGCTGGTGATTGCCGGTGGCGTCGAGTCGATGTCGCGCGCCCCGTTCGTCATGGGCAAGGCTGAAAGCGCCTATTCGCGCAACATGAAGCTGGAAGACACCACCATTGGCTGGCGTTTCATCAACCCGCTGATGAAGAGCCAGTACGGTGTGGATTCCATGCCGGAAACCGCCGACAACGTGGCCGACGACTATCAGGTTTCGCGTGCTGATCAGGACGCTTTCGCCCTGCGCAGCCAGCAGAAGGCTGCCGCTGCGCAGGCTGCCGGCTTCTTTGCCGAAGAAATCGTGCCGGTGCGTATCGCTCACAAGAAGGGCGAAATCATCGTCGAACGTGACGAACACCTGCGCCCGGAAACCACGCTGGAGGCGCTGACCAAGCTCAAACCGGTCAACGGCCCGGACAAGACGGTCACCGCCGGCAACGCCTCGGGCGTGAACGACGGTGCTGCGGCGATGATCCTGGCCTCGGCCGCAGCGGTGAAGAAACACGGCCTGACTCCGCGTGCCCGCGTTCTGGGCATGGCCAGCGGCGGCGTTGCGCCACGTGTCATGGGCATTGGCCCGGTGCCGGCGGTGCGCAAACTGACCGAGCGTCTGGGGATAGCGGTAAGTGATTTCGACGTGATCGAGCTTAACGAAGCGTTTGCCAGCCAAGGCCTGGCGGTGCTGCGTGAGCTGGGTGTGGCTGACGATGCGCCCCAGGTAAACCCTAATGGCGGTGCCATTGCCCTGGGCCACCCCCTGGGCATGAGCGGTGCACGCCTGGTACTGACTGCGTTGCACCAGCTGGAGAAGAGTGGCGGTCGCAAGGGCCTGGCGACCATGTGTGTGGGTGTCGGCCAAGGTCTGGCGTTGGCCATCGAGCGGGTTTGA
- a CDS encoding MFS transporter, which yields MNQAQTNVGKSLDVQSFINQQPLSRYQWRVVLLCFLIVFLDGLDTAAMGFIAPALSQEWGIDRASLGPVMSAALIGMVFGALGSGPLADRFGRKGVLVGAVLVFGGFSLASAYATNVDQLLVLRFLTGLGLGAGMPNATTLLSEYTPERLKSLLVTSMFCGFNLGMAGGGFISAKMIPAYGWHSLLVIGGVLPLLLALVLMIWLPESARFLVVRNRGTDKVRKTLSPIAPQVVAEAGSFSVPEQKAVAARNVFAVIFSGTYGLGTVLLWLTYFMGLVIVYLLTSWLPTLMRDSGASMEQAAFIGALFQFGGVLSAVGVGWAMDRFNPHKVIGIFYLLAGVFAYAVGQSLGNITLLATLVLVAGMCVNGAQSAMPSLAARFYPTQGRATGVSWMLGIGRFGAILGAWSGATLLGLGWSFEQVLTALLVPAALATVGVVVKGLVSHADAT from the coding sequence ATGAACCAAGCGCAAACCAACGTCGGCAAAAGCCTCGACGTTCAGTCATTCATCAATCAGCAGCCGCTGTCCCGCTATCAGTGGCGGGTCGTGCTGCTGTGCTTCCTGATCGTCTTCCTCGACGGCCTGGACACCGCTGCCATGGGGTTCATCGCCCCTGCACTGTCGCAAGAGTGGGGGATCGACCGCGCCAGCCTTGGGCCGGTCATGAGTGCCGCGTTGATCGGCATGGTGTTCGGTGCCTTGGGCTCCGGGCCGCTGGCTGACCGTTTCGGCCGCAAAGGCGTGCTGGTGGGGGCGGTGCTGGTGTTCGGTGGCTTCAGCCTGGCCTCGGCCTATGCCACCAACGTCGACCAGTTGCTGGTACTGCGCTTCCTGACTGGCCTGGGCCTGGGTGCAGGCATGCCCAACGCTACCACGCTGTTGTCCGAATACACCCCGGAGCGCCTCAAGTCGCTGCTGGTGACCAGCATGTTCTGTGGCTTCAACCTGGGCATGGCGGGTGGTGGCTTCATTTCCGCCAAGATGATCCCGGCCTACGGCTGGCACAGCCTGCTGGTCATCGGTGGCGTGCTGCCGTTGCTGCTGGCGCTGGTGCTGATGATCTGGCTGCCGGAGTCGGCGCGGTTCCTGGTGGTGCGCAACCGCGGCACCGACAAGGTGCGCAAGACCTTGTCGCCAATCGCGCCGCAAGTGGTGGCCGAGGCAGGCAGTTTCAGCGTGCCTGAGCAAAAGGCGGTGGCTGCGCGCAACGTGTTCGCGGTGATCTTCTCTGGCACCTATGGCTTGGGCACCGTGTTGCTGTGGCTGACCTATTTCATGGGCCTGGTGATCGTCTACCTCCTGACCAGCTGGCTGCCAACCCTGATGCGTGACAGCGGCGCGAGCATGGAGCAGGCGGCGTTCATCGGCGCGCTGTTCCAGTTTGGCGGCGTGCTAAGTGCAGTCGGTGTGGGTTGGGCCATGGACCGTTTCAATCCGCACAAGGTAATTGGCATTTTCTATCTGCTGGCCGGGGTGTTCGCCTACGCAGTGGGGCAGAGCCTGGGCAACATCACTCTGCTAGCCACGCTGGTGCTCGTCGCTGGTATGTGCGTGAACGGTGCGCAGTCGGCAATGCCATCGCTGGCGGCGCGCTTCTATCCCACCCAGGGCCGGGCCACAGGCGTATCGTGGATGCTGGGTATTGGCCGCTTTGGTGCGATTCTCGGCGCCTGGAGTGGTGCAACGCTGCTGGGCCTGGGCTGGAGCTTCGAGCAGGTGCTGACGGCGTTGCTGGTACCGGCGGCGCTGGCGACCGTGGGAGTGGTCGTCAAGGGGCTGGTCAGCCACGCCGACGCAACCTGA
- the pcaR gene encoding pca regulon transcriptional regulator PcaR, with protein sequence MSDETLGNDSGNAEVARPASAAMAPPIVASPAKRIQAFTGDPDFMTSLARGLAVIQAFQERKRHLTIAQISHRTEIPRAAVRRCLHTLIKLGYATTDGRTYSLLPKVLTLGHAYLSSTPLAISAQPYLDRISDQLHEAANMATLEGDDILYIARSATVERLISVDLSVGGRLPAYCTSMGRILLAAMDDTSLREYLERADLKARTSRTLNDPESLFACIQQVRAQGWCVVDQELEQGLRSIAVPVYDASGQVLAALNVSTHVGRVTRSELEQRFLPILLAASRDLCHQLFG encoded by the coding sequence ATGAGTGACGAAACCCTGGGCAACGATTCCGGCAATGCTGAGGTGGCGCGACCTGCTTCGGCTGCCATGGCGCCGCCGATCGTGGCTTCCCCGGCCAAGCGCATCCAGGCCTTTACCGGTGACCCGGACTTCATGACCTCACTGGCACGTGGCCTGGCCGTGATCCAGGCATTCCAGGAGCGCAAGCGCCACCTGACCATCGCCCAGATCAGTCACCGTACCGAAATCCCTCGCGCGGCGGTGCGCCGTTGCCTGCACACGTTGATCAAACTGGGTTACGCCACCACCGACGGGCGTACCTATTCGCTGCTGCCCAAAGTGCTGACCTTGGGGCATGCCTACCTGTCGTCGACGCCGCTGGCAATTTCTGCACAGCCGTACCTGGATCGCATCAGCGACCAGCTGCATGAGGCGGCCAACATGGCCACCCTCGAGGGCGACGACATCCTTTATATAGCCCGTTCGGCCACGGTCGAGCGGCTGATCTCGGTCGATCTGTCGGTGGGCGGGCGCCTGCCGGCCTATTGCACGTCGATGGGGCGCATTCTGCTGGCGGCCATGGATGACACCAGCCTGCGTGAGTACCTGGAACGTGCCGACCTCAAAGCGCGCACCAGCCGCACCCTGAATGACCCCGAATCGTTGTTCGCCTGCATCCAGCAGGTGCGCGCACAGGGCTGGTGTGTGGTAGACCAGGAACTGGAACAGGGGCTGCGATCGATTGCCGTGCCGGTGTATGACGCTTCGGGGCAGGTGTTGGCTGCGCTGAACGTCAGTACCCATGTCGGGCGGGTGACCCGCAGTGAACTGGAGCAGCGGTTCTTGCCGATTTTGCTGGCAGCCAGCCGGGACCTTTGCCACCAGTTGTTTGGTTGA
- a CDS encoding inorganic phosphate transporter gives MIDLFSGLDAWVLVSLLLALTFVLAFEFINGFHDTANAVATVIYTKAMPPHLAVFFSGVFNFLGVLLGGVGVAYAIVHLLPVELLINVNTGHGLAMVFSLLAAAITWNLGTWYFGIPASSSHTLIGSILGVGLANALINDIPLGDGVNWQKAIDIAMSLVVSPMAGFAVAALVLIGLKWWRPLSKMHKTPEQRRKLDDKKHPPFWNRLVLVVSAMGVSFVHGSNDGQKGIGLIMLVLIGIVPAKFVLDLNSTTYQIERTRDATLHMSQFYQRNAATLGEFLALGKAKASDLPEQFSCNPQQTEPTIAALQTSLKGVTDYHSLDAEKRVEVRRYLLCLDDTAKKVGKLPGLDAREKSDLEKLRKDLTATTEYAPFWVIVAVALALGLGTMVGWKRVVLTVGEKIGKQGMTYAQGMSAQITAACAIGMANVFALPVSTTHVLSSGVAGTMVANKSGLQGGTVKTILLAWVLTLPASMGLAAGLFWLASKAIG, from the coding sequence ATGATCGATTTATTCAGCGGACTGGATGCCTGGGTGTTGGTGAGCCTGCTGCTCGCCTTGACCTTCGTACTCGCCTTCGAGTTCATCAATGGCTTTCATGACACCGCCAACGCGGTAGCTACCGTCATCTATACCAAAGCCATGCCGCCGCACCTCGCCGTGTTCTTCTCCGGCGTGTTCAACTTCCTTGGCGTTCTGCTCGGCGGTGTAGGGGTGGCCTATGCCATCGTGCACCTGTTGCCGGTAGAGCTGCTGATCAATGTGAACACCGGCCACGGCCTGGCCATGGTCTTCTCGTTGCTGGCTGCGGCCATCACCTGGAACCTGGGCACCTGGTACTTTGGCATCCCCGCCTCCAGTTCGCACACGCTGATCGGCTCCATCCTCGGTGTTGGCCTGGCCAACGCCCTGATCAACGACATTCCGCTGGGCGACGGCGTCAACTGGCAGAAAGCGATCGATATCGCCATGTCGCTGGTGGTCTCGCCAATGGCCGGCTTCGCCGTTGCTGCCCTGGTGCTGATCGGCCTGAAATGGTGGCGCCCGCTGTCGAAGATGCACAAAACCCCGGAACAGCGCCGCAAGCTCGACGACAAGAAGCACCCGCCCTTCTGGAACCGTCTGGTCCTGGTGGTTTCCGCCATGGGCGTGAGCTTCGTGCACGGCTCCAACGACGGCCAGAAAGGCATCGGCCTGATCATGCTGGTGCTGATCGGTATTGTCCCGGCCAAGTTCGTACTCGACCTGAACAGCACCACCTACCAGATCGAACGTACGCGCGACGCCACCCTGCACATGAGCCAGTTCTACCAGCGTAACGCCGCCACCCTGGGCGAGTTCCTGGCACTGGGCAAGGCCAAGGCCAGCGACCTGCCGGAGCAGTTCAGTTGCAACCCGCAGCAGACCGAGCCGACCATTGCTGCGCTGCAGACCTCGCTGAAGGGCGTGACGGACTACCACAGCCTCGATGCCGAGAAGCGCGTTGAAGTGCGCCGCTATCTGTTGTGCCTGGATGACACGGCGAAGAAGGTTGGCAAGCTGCCAGGCCTGGACGCCCGTGAAAAGTCCGACCTTGAAAAACTGCGCAAAGACCTCACCGCCACCACCGAATACGCCCCGTTCTGGGTGATCGTGGCCGTCGCACTGGCCCTTGGCCTGGGTACCATGGTTGGCTGGAAGCGCGTGGTGTTGACGGTGGGCGAGAAGATCGGCAAACAAGGCATGACCTATGCCCAAGGCATGTCGGCACAGATCACCGCAGCCTGCGCCATCGGCATGGCCAACGTATTCGCCCTGCCGGTATCGACCACCCACGTGCTGTCGTCTGGCGTGGCCGGCACCATGGTCGCCAACAAAAGTGGCCTGCAAGGCGGCACTGTGAAAACCATCCTGCTGGCATGGGTCCTGACCCTGCCTGCCTCGATGGGCCTGGCGGCCGGCCTGTTCTGGCTGGCGTCCAAAGCCATTGGCTGA
- a CDS encoding helicase HerA-like domain-containing protein codes for MSEFSTIVVGAGPDGQPVGQAMRLANRHGLVAGATGTGKTVTLQRLAEVFSDAGVAVFAADVKGDLCGLGAAGAPQGKVAERIAGMPWLGHTPRAYPVSLWDIAGQSGHPLRTTLSEMGPLLLGNLLELTDSQQAALYAAFKVADREGLLLLDLKDLKALLAHLKDNPQLLGEDSALMTTASTQALLRRLATLEQQGAEALFGEPALQLEDLLRPDPDGRGRIHLLDASRLVHEAPKVYATFLLWLLAELFEQLPERGDADKPVLALFFDEAHLLFNGTPKALQDRLEQVVRLIRSKGVGVYFVTQSPGDLPDAVLAQLGLRIQHGLRAFTAKEQKSLRAVADGFRPNPTFDTLAVLTELGIGEALVGTLQEKGTPAMVQRVLVAPPQSRIGPLSAAERSALIAASPLAGRYDKPVDRESAYEMLSQRKGEPVEPAPQPKADEESFADKAGEFLQSAAGQAIKSAVRQAANQLGRQLVRGLMGSLLGGKKR; via the coding sequence ATGTCGGAATTTTCGACCATCGTTGTAGGCGCGGGCCCGGATGGCCAGCCAGTCGGGCAAGCAATGCGCCTGGCCAACCGCCACGGTCTGGTGGCTGGCGCAACCGGTACTGGCAAGACCGTCACCCTGCAGCGCCTGGCGGAGGTGTTCAGCGACGCAGGGGTGGCGGTGTTCGCCGCGGATGTCAAAGGCGACCTTTGTGGCCTGGGTGCTGCCGGTGCGCCACAGGGCAAGGTGGCTGAGCGCATCGCCGGCATGCCGTGGCTGGGGCATACGCCCAGGGCTTACCCGGTGAGCTTGTGGGATATCGCCGGGCAGTCTGGCCACCCGCTGCGCACCACCCTCAGTGAAATGGGGCCGTTGTTGCTGGGCAACTTGCTGGAACTGACCGACAGCCAGCAGGCGGCGCTTTATGCAGCATTCAAGGTGGCCGACCGCGAAGGCCTGCTGCTGCTGGACCTCAAAGACCTCAAGGCCCTGCTGGCGCATCTGAAGGACAACCCGCAGCTGCTCGGCGAAGACAGCGCGCTGATGACCACGGCCTCCACCCAGGCTTTGTTGCGCCGGCTCGCTACCTTGGAGCAGCAGGGCGCCGAGGCACTGTTCGGCGAGCCGGCATTGCAACTGGAGGACCTGCTGCGCCCTGATCCGGATGGACGTGGACGTATCCACCTGCTCGATGCCAGCCGATTGGTGCACGAGGCACCCAAGGTGTACGCGACGTTCCTGTTGTGGCTGCTGGCCGAACTGTTCGAGCAGTTGCCCGAGCGCGGTGATGCCGACAAGCCGGTGCTGGCGCTGTTCTTCGATGAAGCACACCTGCTGTTCAACGGCACGCCCAAGGCGTTGCAGGACCGTCTTGAGCAAGTGGTCCGGCTGATCCGCTCCAAGGGGGTGGGGGTCTATTTCGTTACCCAGTCGCCGGGTGACTTGCCCGACGCGGTGCTGGCCCAGTTGGGCTTGCGCATTCAGCACGGCTTGCGGGCGTTCACGGCCAAGGAGCAGAAGTCGCTGCGGGCGGTAGCCGATGGTTTCCGCCCCAACCCGACGTTCGACACTCTGGCGGTGCTGACCGAACTGGGTATTGGCGAAGCGCTGGTGGGTACGTTGCAAGAGAAGGGCACGCCGGCCATGGTGCAGAGGGTGCTGGTTGCACCGCCGCAGTCGCGTATCGGGCCACTGAGTGCGGCTGAGCGCAGTGCGCTGATTGCCGCTTCGCCACTGGCGGGGCGCTATGACAAACCGGTGGACCGTGAGTCAGCCTATGAAATGCTGAGCCAGCGTAAGGGCGAGCCGGTGGAACCGGCGCCGCAACCGAAGGCGGATGAAGAGAGTTTTGCCGACAAGGCGGGTGAGTTCTTGCAGAGTGCAGCGGGGCAGGCGATCAAGTCGGCAGTGCGCCAGGCCGCTAACCAGTTGGGGCGGCAGTTGGTGCGCGGGTTGATGGGGTCGTTGTTAGGGGGCAAGAAAAGGTAG